The DNA region CGAGGAGGGCAAGGTGTGGCTCCGCTTCGACCCGGCGCGCACCCCGCCCGCCGCCCTGGTCGCCTCCGTACTGGCACGGCACGAGGTGACCGACCTGTCGATCGTGGAACCCGAGCTGGAGAGCGTCATCCACCGGATCTACGCGGACCGAGGATGAAGGCCCATCTCGCGTGCGCCCGGATGGAGTTCCGCGTCGCGCTCACCTACCGCGCCTCCTACCTGTCCTCGTTCGTCATGATGCTCCTCCAGATCTACCTGCTGACGGTGGTGTGGAGCGCGTTCTACGACGGCCGCGACGAGGTGGACGGCGTCTCCCTCTCCACCATGACGGCGTACGCGACGCTGTCCACGCTCCAGTACACGCTGGTCAGCCCCTGGCGGTCGTCGCCCATCGACCAGCGGGTGCGTGAGGGCAAGGTCGCGGTGGACCTGCTGCGGCCCGTCGGGTTCCCCGGGCAGATGCTCTCCGGCCAGCTCGGATGGGCCTCCGCCGCGGTGCCCGTGCTGCTGGTGGCCCTGCCGTTCGCCCTGCTGATCGGCGCCGGCCAGGCGCCCGCCTCGACGGCCGCCGCCGTCGCCTACCCCCTCGCCCTGATCGGCGCGCTGCTCGTGAACCAGTTGCTCGGGCTGCTGCTCGGCATGGTCTCCTTCTGGACGCTGGAGGTGAGCGGGGCCCTCATGGCGTACCGCTTCGTCGCACAGTTCTTCTCCGGGGCCCTGGTCCCGCTGTGGTTCATGCCGGGGCCGGTCAGGGCCGCCGCGGAGTGGCTCCCCTTCCAGGCGACCGCGTACACCCCGGCCGCCCTCTACCTCGGCCAGGTCGAGGGGTACGGCATGGCCGCCGCCCTCGCCGTCCAGGGGGCGTGGATCGTCGCGCTCGGCGCCCTGGCAGCGTTCGTCTGGTCGCGGGCGCGCCATCGCGTCATGTCGCAGGGCGGGTGAGGGCGTTGCGAGGGCTGCGCGTCTATCTGCTGCTGGCCGGTGCGGCGTTCCGCGCCGAGTTCCAGTACCGGGGGAACCTGTTCATCAACATCATCGGCGGGCTGTTCTACCAGGGCGTGGGGCTGGCCTTCATCTGGGCCGTCCTCGACCGCTTCGGCCAGGTGGGCGGCTGGGGGCTTCCGGAGATCGCGTTCCTCTACGGGCTGCGGCTGACCGCCCACGGCCTGTGGCTGCTGCCGGGCCACCAACTGGTGCATGTGGACGAGGTGGTGATCGAGGGCGAGTACGACCGGTACCTGGTCCGGCCGGTGTCGCCGCTGGTCCAGCTCCTCACCCGCAGGGTGCGGCTCAGCTCGCTGGGAGACCTGGCGGGCGGGGTGGTCCTGCTGTCCATCGCCTCGGCGTCCGCGCCGGTCGACTGGACGCCGGGGGCCGTGGGCTTCCTGCTGCTGGCGGTCCTCGGGGGCGCGTTGGTGGAGGGTGCGCTGCAACTGGCCGCGTCCGCCCTGGTGTTCCGGATGAAGAAGGTCTCGCCGATCAAGTTCGCCATCGACATGATCTTCAGCGACTTCGGCAACTACCCGCTGAAGATCTTCGGTTCGGCGGCCGGTTTCGGGCTGACCTTCGTGTTCCCGCTGGCGTTCGTGGCGTACCTCCCGGCGACCGTCCTGCTGGACCGCGAGGAGGAACTCTCCGTACCCGCCTGGCTCGGCTGGGGGGCGCCCGCGGTCGGGGTCCTGCTGATGTACGCCGCCTACCGCTTCTGGGAGCGGCAGACCCGCCACTACGAGAGCAGCGGACACTGAAGTCACCGGCGGCGCCCGGGGTCGGTACCCGTGGGCGCCGCCGGTACCGGAAAACCCTTCGCGAGCCGCACGCGGACGCACTAGCCTGGCTCGCATGCACTTCATCCAGCTCTACGGCTGACACGGGCGGGGCGGTTCACCCCGTCTCCGTCCCCGCACACCGTGCGCGTCTCCTCCGGGTCGTCCCCAGGAGCCGGCGCACCGGTTCGCCGTGCCCTTCGCCGTAGACCTGAATCGAGTTGATCTCCCATGTCCCGTCGCCGTGCCCATATCGCGATGGTCGGCGTTCCCGCCGTCAGCCATGTCCTGCCGAGCCTCCAGATCATCCGGGAGCTGGTGGCCCGCGGCCACCGGGTGACGTATGCCGTCGACCCGGCCGTGGCCGGGCTGGTCACCGCCACCGGCGCCGAACTCGTCCCCGTCGGTTCGGTGCTGCCGGTGGCCGACAACGCCTGGCCGGACGATCCGATCGCCGCCATGGGCCTCTTCCTGGACGACGCCGTCCAGGCCCTTCCGCAGGTACGCGCCGCCTACGACACGGATCCGGCGGACCTGTACCTGTACGACATCGGCGCGTACGCCGCCCGGGCACTCGCCGAGTCGCAGGGGCGCCCGCTCGTACAGCTCTCCCCGACCTTCGTGTCCTGGGAGGGCTACGACGAGCAGGTCGTGGCGCCGCTCTGGCAGTTGCCGGGCGCGGACGCGTACCGGGAGCGGTTCGACCGGTGGCTCGCCACGTGCGGCGCGACCACCACGGACATGGGCGTCTTCTGCGGGCGTCCCGCCGACACCCTGGCCCTGATCCCCCGGGCGATGCAGCCGCACGCCGATGAGGTCGACACCGGAACGGTCACGTTCGTCGGCCCCTGTTTCGGCCCGCGTGGGGGCGAGGAGACCTGGACGCGCCCCGAAAGTGCGGAGAACGTACTTCTGGTCTCCCTGGGATCCGCGTACACCCGGCAACCGGAGTTCTACCGCCGGTGCCTGGCGGCGTTCGGCGATCTGCCGGGCTGGCACGTCGTGCTCCAGATCGGGAGGCACACCGACCCGCGCGAGCTCGGTGACATTCCGTCCGGCGTGGAAGTGCACAACTGGGTACCCCAGTTGGCGATCCTGGAACAGGCCGACGCCTTCGTCACCCACGCGGGAATGGGCGGCAGCAGTGAGGGCCTGTTCACCGGGGTCCCGATGATCGCCGTGCCGCAGGGCGCCGAGCAGTTCATGAACGCGGACCGCCTCGTCGAACTGGGTGTGGCCCGCCGCATCGACACGGCGGACGCCACCGCCGAGGCCCTGCGCTCCGCGTTGCTGGAGCTGACGACCGACCCGGACGTCGCACGCCGGTCGGCCGGGCTCCGGGCCGGGGTCCGGGCCGAGGGCGGCACGGCGCGGGCGGCCGACCTGATCGAGGCGGCACTGGGCTGACCGCCCCGGGCGGGACGGCGCCGGGCGCTTCCCGGTGCCCGCCCCGCCCCGTATCTCCTCGGCACACGGGGGCGTTGCTAGATTTATCCGCCATGCGTTCACATGAGTACGACCAGCAATTCCGTGACAGGGCTACCCGCATACGCGCCTGGGGACTCGGCCTGCTCTGCGTGGCCGCGGTTCTGTGGATCTGGGCCGCCAAGGAGCTGCTGATCCCCAACCGGCCCGACCTGGAGGAGGTCGTGACACTGCTCGGAGCCTCCGTGCCGGTGTCGATCGCCGGGATAGGCGTCTTCACCATCGGGACCGTCAGCCGCCGGATGAGCGCCCACGCCCACGGTCTGCGCGAGCTGGACAAGCTCGCGCAGACCAGGGAGGGCTAGGGTCCTGCGCCTGAGATCCCGGCGATGTGTGTCGCTGACGAGTCGAGGATCTTCGGCGCGGGACACCAGGGCAGGGTTGTCATTGCTGTTCGGTCTCTGTGACGCCTCGGTCTCTGTGACGCCTCGGCGTCTGCGGGCGCCGAGGCGTCTGTGCCGGTCGTGGTGGCCGATGCCGCGATGAGGTCGACGACGCGGCGCGGCTCCACCGCCGGACCCCCGAGGAAAGAGACGCCCTGTCCGGCGCTTCGGGAGGAGGGGGCATGCCTCAGACGCAGACGACAGTTACCTTGAGGACAAAAAGATTATTGCCTGCCCGGCAACTCGGCCTCCGCCAGCTCACCCCCTCCCCCCTCTCGCGCCGCAGCGCGCACCCTGGGGCGCTTCCCGAGCAGCACCGTTCCGGCGGGGGCGAGGAAACGGACGGGGTCGACGTCATCACGCACCGCCTTGCCTCTCGGGCAAACTTTTTGCCTTACGGGTAATGGCGCGCCTATACCTGGTTCCCAGCACGTCTTACCGACACAGGCAGGCGGTCGTCTCCTTCAAGTCCTTCAAGGATGCCGTACCGCCGGCCGATGGCGGGGCGGTGCGAGGTCAGCCACGAGCGCCGGGGCGGCGATCCGGTGTTCTCCGACCTGCCGCGCCGGTTCGGGGCGGCGATCAGCGGCTCGCCGCGGCAGGGCGTCGTCCAGGAACCGCAGACGTGCCCTTCGCCGGCGTACGCCCCCGGACCCGGGCCCCGGCTTCCGCGTCCGGAGCGACACCCGTCCTACGGAGAGCGGAGAGGGAGAGAGGGAGATGTGACCACTGTGACGGCCGACAGAGGCGGGCTCCTGGTCGTCGAGCGGGACCTCCCCACGGCGATCCACGTCCAGATCTCGGAGCACATCCGACTGCGGATCACCGGTGGCGAGTGGCCGCCGCACCACCGTCTCAAAAGCGAGCCCGAACTGGCCCGTGAGTTCGGCGTCAGCCGCGGCACCCTGCGGCGGGCCCTGACCACGCTCATCGAGGAGGGCCTGCTGCGCCAGGTGCGCGGACGCGGCACCTTCGTCGCCTCGACGACGCTCGAACCCGTCATCGCCCAGAAGCTGAGCCCCCTCTCCGAGGACTTCGCCGGCCCGGGCATCGTCACCACGACGGTGCGTGAGTGCTCGCTGGTCGTCCCGCCCCGGCCCGTCGCCGCCCTGCTGGACGTCGCCCCCGGCACCCGCCTCCTGCGTCTGGTCCGTGTCCACCGCACCGACCAGGGGCCGGTCGCCCTGCTCTTCAACTTCGTACGCACCGACCTCGCGCCCGGCGTCGAGGAGGCCGACTTCACCTCCGCCAGCCTCTTCGGCGTCCTGGAGGGCACCTGCGGACCGAAGATCGCCACGGCCCGCCGCACCTTCGGCGCCGAGGCCGCCACCGCCGACGTCGCCTCCGCCCTCGACCTCGCCGAAGGCGCCCCCGTCCAGTATCTCCAGCAGGTCTCCTACCTCGCCGACGACCGCCCGGTCGAATGCTCCGACGTCTGGATCCACAGCGGCCGCCTCCGCGTGACGTCGCTGCTGCTTCGACGCCGAGGGGAACGGGGCGGGGCGGGGAGCGGCACTTCGGCCGTCGCCGGTCCCGGTAGCCACATCGGTCCTCGGATCAGCCCCGAGCACGCCCGCTGATCACGCCGGCGCGCCGGAAGAATGCAACGATCCCCCGGCAGAGTCGGGCCAGGGCCGGCCCGTCTACACCTCGTCGAACTCCCACACCAGCACCTCGGCGTCCGTCAAGGCCACCAGCTCCAGTCCCCGGGACCGCGTGATCCGGGCCGAGTCGCCCGCGGACAGGTCCTCGCCACCGAGCCGGACCTCGCCCCGCACCACGTGCGCGTAGACACCCGCCGTGTCCGGGACGGCCGTACGCTCCCCCTCGGCCGGCCGCCGGACGTGCAACGTCGCGCCCGACTCGGGAAGGGTGTACGCGGTGGCGTCCGTGAGCCCCGGGACATGGGTGTACGAGGGCTCCCCGCCCGGTTCCAGCGGGGCCAGCCACATCTGAACGAACGTCAGTGGCTCGGCGCCGTCGTTGCGTTCGACGTGGCGCACGCCCGCGGCGGCACTCAGGTGCTGGACGTCCCCGGCGCGTACGACGGTGGCGTGGCCGGCCGAATCACGGTGGGTGAGCTCGCCCTCCACCACCCAGGTGACGATCTCCGTATGGCTGTGCGGGTGCTCGTCGAAGCCGGCGCCCGGAGCGAGGCGCTCCTCGTTGCAGGCGAGAACCGGTCCGAAGCGCAGGTTGTCCGGGTCGTAGAAGCGTCCGAACGAGAACGCGTGCAGGGTCTCGACGCCCGTGGAACCACCCGTGGCCGGGTCCCCTCCGCGGAAGCGGTCGCCGGATCGGCGTACGTCCATCACAGGCACCACGGTAGCCCCGTCGGGTATCCCGCCGCCCCGCCCCTCCGTCCGGCCGTCCCGATAAGGCAGTCTTGTGTGCGTGCCCCGATCCGATCCTGAGCAGCCCGCCGCGAACGACGCCCACCGCCACGCCGCGACCCTGAAACGCCTGGAGCGTTCCTCCGGCCGGCTGGCCGCCAACGCCATCGCCCGCATGGACGAGACGCTGCCGTGGTACCGGGCGATGCCACCGGAGAACCGGTCCTGGATCGGCCTGGTCGCCCAGGCCGGTATCGCCGCGTTCACCGAGTGGTTCCGGCATCCGGAGACCCCGCAGGCCATCTCCACCGACGTCTTCGGCACGGCTCCGCGCGAGCTGACCCGGGCGATCACACTCCGCCAGACCGTCGAGATGGTGCGGACCACGATCGAGGTCATGGAGAGCGCGATCGAGGAGGTCGCGGCGCCCGGCGACGAGTCCGTGCTGCGCGAGGCACTGCTCGTGTACGCCCGGGAGATCGCCTTCGCGACCGCCCAGGTGTACGCCCAGGCCGCCGAGGCCCGGGGTGCGTGGGACGCCCGGCTGGAGTCGCTCGTGGTGAACGCGGTGCTCTCCGGCGAGGCGGACGAGGGTGCCGTGTCGCGGGCGGCGGCGCTCGGCTGGAACTCCCCCGAGCACGTGTGCGTGGTCCTCGGGACCGCCCCGGACGGGGACAGCGAGCTCACCGTGGAGGCGATCCGCAGGGCGGCCCGGCATGCCAAGCTCCAGGTGCTGACCGGGGTCCTCGGACACCGCCTGGTGGTCATCGCGGGCGGCAGCGACAACCCTCTGAACGTCGCGAAGTCTCTGATCGGCCCGTACGCGGCCGGTCCGGTCGTCGCCGGCCCCGTGGTGCCCGACCTGCTCGCGGCCACCCGGTCCGCGCAGGCGGCCGCCGCCGGACTCAAGGCGTGTTCGGCGTGGCAGGACGCTCCCCGGCCCGTCCTGTCGGACGATCTCCTTCCGGAGCGCGCGATGGCGGGCGATCCCGCCGCGCGCGACCAGTTGGTGGAGGAGATCTACAGACCGCTCGAAGAAGCGGGTTCGGCTCTGCTGGAGACGCTGAGTGTCTATCTGGAACAGGCGAGCAGCCTGGAGGGCGCGGCCCGGATGCTGTTCGTACACCCCAATACCGTGCGCTACCGGCTGCGACGTGTGACCGACGTCACCGGATGGTCACCCTCCGACGTGCGTTCGGCCTTCACTCTGCGGATCGCCCTCATCCTGGGGCGCTTGGCCGCCGCGGATGCTCCGTCCTAGACTTTTGTCGGACTCCAACAATTCCCCTGTCGGTTCTTCGTCCCTGTCCCCACGGGCATACGGGGCCGTCCCCAAGAGAGAGTGTGAGTGTGCTCGTACTCGTCGCTCCCGGCCAAGGCGCCCAGACGCCCGGCTTCCTGACTCCCTGGCTCGAACTCCCCGGCGCCACCGACCGCCTCGCGGGCTGGTCGGACGCCATCGGGCTCGACCTCGCCCACTACGGCACCAAAGCTGACGCGGAGGAGATCCGCGACACCGCGGTGGCTCAGCCGCTGCTGGTCGCCGCGGGGCTCCTGTCAGCCGCCGCACTGAACGCCTCGCCCGGCGTCGTCGCAGGTCACAGCGTCGGCGAGATCACCGCCGCCGTACTGGCCGGTGTGATCGAGGACGAGGCCGCCCTCCGGTTCGTACGCGCCCGGGGGCTCGCCATGGCCGACGCCGCCGCGGTCACCGAGACGGGCATGGCCGCACTGCTCGGCGGGGACCCCGCCGTGACGGTCCCGCACCTGGAGAAGCTGGGGCTCACCCCGGCGAACGTCAACGGCGGCGGTCAGGTCGTGGCCGCCGGCACCACGGCGCAGATCGCCGCGCTGGCCGAGGACAAGCCCGAGGGTGTGCGCCGCGTGGTGCCGCTCAAGGTGGCCGGCGCGTTCCACACGCCTCATATGGCCCCGGCCGTGGAGACGCTGCGTACCGCCGCCGCCACGCTGAAGATCGCCGACCCCGGGGTGACATACGTCTCGAACGCCGACGGGAAGACGGTCGCCGACGGCAACGAGGTCATCACGCGGCTCGTCGGCCAGGTCGCCAACCCGGTCCGCTGGGACCTGTGCATGGAGACCTTCGAGGAACTCGGTGTCACGGCTCTCATCGAGGCGGCACCCGGTGGCACCCTCGTCGGGCTGGCCAAGCGTGCGCTGCCCGGCGTGAAGACACTCGCGCTCAAAACCCCTGATGACCTCGACGCGGCCCGCGCGCTCATCTCCGAGCACGCGGGCGCCTAAGGAGCCCGAGAGCATGTCGAAGATCAAGCCCAGCCAGGGCGCCCCGTACGCACGGATCATGGGTGTCGGCGGCTACCGCCCCACACGGGTCGTGCCCAACGAGGTGATCCTCGAGACGATCGACTCGTCCGACGAGTGGATCCGCTCCCGCTCCGGTATCGCCACCCGCCACTGGGCCTCCGAGGAGGAGACCGTGGCCGCGATGTCCGTGGAGGCCGCCGGCAAGGCGATCGCCGACGCCGGGATCACGCCCGAGCAGATCGGCGCGGTCATCGTCTCCACGGTCTCGCACTTCAAGCAGACCCCGGCCGTCGCGACGGAGATCGCCCACAAGGTCGGCGCGGACAAGCCCGCCGCCTTCGACATCTCGGCCGGCTGCGCGGGCTTCGGCTACGCTCTGACCCTCGCCAAGGGCATGATCGTGGAGGGCTCGGCGGAGCACGTCCTGGTCATCGGCGTGGAGCGGCTCAGCGACCTGACCGACCTGGAGGACCGTGCGACGGCCTTCCTGTTCGGTGACGGCGCGGGCGCGGTCGTCGTGGGCCCTTCCCAGCAGCCGGCCATAGGTCCCACGGTCTGGGGCTCGGAGGGCGACAAGTCCGAGACGATCAAGCAGACCGTGGCGTGGAACGACTTCCACGTCGGCGACGTCTCCAAGCTGCCGCTCGACAAGAACGGCGAGGTCAAGTTCCCCGCCATCACACAGGAGGGCCAGGCGGTCTTCCGCTGGGCCGTCTTCGAGATGGCGAAGGTCGCCCAGCAGGCGCTGGACGCCGCCGGGATCTCCCCGGAGGACCTGGACGTCTTCATCCCGCATCAGGCCAACATGCGGATCATCGACTCGATGGTGAAGACGCTCAAGCTGCCGGAGCACGTCACGGTCGCCCGTGACGTGGAGACCACCGGCAACACCTCGGCCGCCTCGATCCCGCTCGCGATGGAGCGGCTCCTGGCGACCGGTCAGGCCAAGAGCGGCGACACCGCGCTCATCATCGGCTTCGGGGCGGGTCTCGTCTACGCCGCGACGGTCGTTACCCTCCCCTAGGCACACCGGATCTTCGGTCCGTACGCCCCAACCCCGCAGAAACACATCGAAGGAGCGCCAACATGGCCGCCACTCAGGAAGAGATCGTCACCGGTCTCGCCGAGATCGTCAACGAGATCGCCGGTATCCCGGTCGAGGACGTCCAGCTGGACAAGTCCTTCACCGACGACCTGGACGTCGACTCGCTGTCCATGGTCGAGGTCGTCGTCGCCGCCGAAGAGCGCTTCGACGTCAAGATCCCCGACGAGGACGTCAAGAACCTCAAGACGGTCGGCGACGCCGCCGAGTACATCCTGAAGCACCAGGGCTGATCCCAGGCCCGATCCGTGTGTCGCCACCCGGCGGTGGCGCCGCTGATTCACGCCCCTCTACACGTGGAGAAGATTTTCCAGTGATCCCGACCAATCGCACCGTGGTCGTCACCGGTATCGGCGCAACCACTCCGCTGGGTGGCGACTCCGCATCGACCTGGGAAGGTCTGATGGCCGGTCGTTCCGGCATCAAGCCTCTCGTGGGCGAACGTTTCGCCGAACTGCCCGTCCGGATCGCCGCCCTCGCGGCCGTCGATCCGGGCGAGGTACTGCCTCGTCCCCTCGCCCGCAAGCTGGACCGCTCGGCGCAGTTCGCGCTGATCGCGGCCCGCGAGGCGTGGGCGGACGCGGGTTACACCGGCAAGGCCGGTGAGGACGAGAAGATCCTGCCCGAGCGTCTGGGCTCGGTCATCGCCTCCGGCATCGGCGGCGTGACGACCCTGCTCGACCAGTACGACGTGCTGAAGGAGAAGGGCGTACGCCGCGTCTCCCCGCACACCGTTCCCATGCTCATGCCCAACGGTCCGGCGGCCAACGTCGGTCTGGAGATCAACGCCCAGGCCGGTGTCCACACCCCGGTCTCCGCCTGCGCCTCGGGCGCCGAGGCCATCGGGTACGCCGTCGAGATGATCCGTACCGGCCGTGCCGACGTGGTCCTCGCCGGCGGCACCGAGGCGGCCATCCACCCGCTGCCGATCGCCGCGTTCGCCAACATGATGGCGATGTCCAAGAGCAACGGCGACCCCGAGAAGGCCTCCCGTCCGTACGACACCGCGCGTGACGGCTTCGTACTCGGTGAGGGTGCCGGTGTCGTCATCCTGGAGTCGGCCGAGCACGCCGCCGCCCGTGGCGCCCGGGTCTACTGCGAGGTGCTGGGCCAGGGGCTGTCCGCGGACTCGCACCACATCGCGCAGCCCGAGCCCACCGGGCGCGGCATCGCCGCCGCCATGCAGAACCTGCTCGACTCCACGGACCTCAAGCCGTCCGAGGCCGTGCACCTGAACGCGCACGCCACCTCCACGCCGCAGGGCGACGTGGCGGAGATCAAGGCGCTGCGCCAGGTCCTGGGCGACGAACTGGACCATGTCGCCATCTCGGCCACCAAGTCGATGACCGGCCACCTGCTGGGCGGCGCGGGCGGTGTCGAGACCGTGGCGACGGTGCTGGCCCTGCACCACCGCCTGGCGCCCCCGACCATCAACATCGACGAGCTCGACGAGGCGGTCGACGCGGACATCGTGCGCGACAAGCCCCGGGTTCTGCCGGACGGGTCGATCGCGGCGATCAACAACTCGTTCGGTTTCGGTGGCCACAACGTGGTGCTGGCCTTCCGGTCCGTCTGACGCCGCGTCTCCGTGGAGACGGCGGGAGGCCCGCTGCCCGGTCGGTCCGGGCAGCGGGCCTCCCGCCGTTCCGGGGCGCCTGCCCGGGTCTCACACCACCTGGTGGAGCCACCGCACCGGGGCGCCCTCGCCCGCGTGCCGGAAGGATTCCAGTTCGTCGTCCCAGGGCTTGCCCAGGAGCCGGGCGACCTCCGCCTCCAGATCCGTCTCCCCGCCGAGGGACCGGGCGAGCGCGGCCCGCAGCCGGTCCTCCGGGACCAGGATGTCACCGTGCATACCGGTGACGGCGTGGAAGATGCCCAGACCGGGCGTGGCGCTGTAGCGCTCGCCCTCCGCCGTCGGGCAGGGCTCGGCGGTCACCTCGAAGCGGAGCATCTGCCAGCCGCGCAGCGCCGAGGCGAGCTCCGACGCGGTGCCGACCCGGCCCCGCCAGGAGAATTCGGACCGCCAGGTCCCGGGCGCGGCGGGCTGTCTGATCCAGTCGAGCTGCACCCGCACACCGAGTACGCCACCCACCGCCCATTCGACATGCGGGCACAGCGCGCGCGGTGCGGAGTGTACGTACAGGACTCCACGTGTCGTCACCGGGACCTCCAGTGTGGGACGAGGTTCGCCTTCCCCAGCGGCCTCGCGCCCGTACCGCATCCTTCCGGACGGCTCCCGAGGTTGTCATCAGTAAACAGCATCGGGAGTGAATCTCCTGAAAAGGGACAATATGCGACATGAGATAACTTACCGGGGCTCCGCTTGTTCGGACACGGGCCGGAAGGACGTCATTGGTTCGACGGGGAAAAGCTACCGTGCCCCGGGGCCGGGTGTGTGACGTACCGTCGGTCAGAGGCCCGTGATTCGTTCAGCATTCACCCGCCAGGGGGCGCGGGCCCGCCGCCTGGTGCTGTCGGCAGGTGCCGAGGGGCGATCGCCCGTGTGAGCGGAGGGGAGCCAGGGATGACCGAGGGCACGTCGCGCAGCCGCTTCCGTCGCGCCGCCGCCGCGCTGGCGGCGGCCACGACGGTCGGTGTCATGGTGCTCACCGGCTGTGGCGGCGCGGGCGACGACGGGAGCGCGGGGCGGCCGTCGCGCAGCGCCTCCCCGTCGCCGACGCCCGTGTGGAACGCGAGCCCGGCCTCCGTCGCCGCCGTCGGGGACTCCATCACCCGGGGGTTCGACGCCTGCTCGGTGCTGGCCGACTGCCCCGAGGTGTCGTGGGCGACCGGCACCGACGACACGGTGCGCAGCCTGGCGCTACGGCTGCTGGGCGCGTCGAAGGCCGCCTCGCACAGCTGGAACCACGCGGTGTCGGGCGCGCGGATGGCGCAGCTGCCGGAGCAGATGGCGCTGGCCGCGAAGGAGCGGCCCGAGCTGGTGACGGTGATGATCGGCGCCAACGACGCCTGCCGGGACAAGGTGGAGCTGATGACGCCGGTGGCGGACTTCCGGACCTCGTTCGAGGCGTCGCTGCGGCAGTTGCGCGCGGAGGCACCCCAGGCCCAGGTGTACGTGTCGAGCGTGCCGGACCTGAAGCGGCTCTGGTCGACGGGGCGCGAGAGCGCCCTGGGCAAGCAGATCTGGAAGCTGGGCATCTGCCGGTCGATGCTGGGCGACGCGGACGACATGGGCGCGGGCGCCGTCGCGCGGCGGGACGCCGTGCAGGAGCGGGTGGTCGCCTTCAACGGGGTCCTGCGGGACGTCTGCGCGAAGGACCGGCACTGCCGGTACGACGGCGGGGCAGTCTTCGACTACCGGTTCACCGGCGCCCAGCTCAGCCGGTGGGACTGGTTCCACCCCGGCCGCGACGGACAGGCCAGGCTGGCGGAGATCGCCTACCGCAACGTCACGGCGGCCGGGCCGCCCGCGTAAAGTCCGTGATCATGACGACGGGCACCGGGACACGCAGCGAAGACTTCACCCCCCGCGCGGACGGCACACCCGTCCGGCGCTGGACCCTGGAGCGCGACGGCACCCGGGTGCGGGTGCTGACGTACGGCGCCGTGGTGCAGTCCGTCGAGGTACCCGGGCGGGACGGCACCCGGGCCGGGGTGGCGCTGGGGCTGCCGGACACCGCCGGGTACGAGGCACACCCGGGGCCGTACTTCGGCGCCCTGGTCGGTCGGTACGCGAACCGGATCGGGGGCGGCTCGTTCGTGCTCGACGGGCGCACGCACCAGGTCACCCGCAACGAGGGCCGCAACCATGTGCACGGCGGGACGCGCGGCTTCGACAAGCGGGTGTGGGAAGCCGAGGAGGTGCCCGACGGGGTGCGGCTGTCGCTGGTCGCCGAGGACGGCGAGGAGGGCTTCCCCGGACGGCTCGCGGTGTCGGTGACGTACACCCTGGACGCCGGCGGGGCGCTGCGGATCGGTTACCGGGCGACCACGGACGCGCCGACCGTGCTGAACCCGACCAACCACACGTACTGGAACCTGGCCGGCGCGGACAGCGGGAGCGCGCTCGGCCACGAGCTGCGGATCGCGGCCGGGCTGGTCACTCCGGTGGACGCGGAGTCGGTGCCCACCGGGGAGTTCGCACCGGTGGAGGGGACCCGCTTCGACTTCCGGGAGACGAGGCCGGTGGGGCCCGGGTACGACGTCAACTACGTGCTCGACCGCCCGGGCACCGAGCCGGTGGCCGAGCTGTACGACGCCGGATCGGGCCGGGTGCTGACGGTGTGGACGACGGAGCCGGGGTTGCAGCTGTACACCGCGGACCACTTCGACGGTCGGCCGTTCACGGCGTGCGCCGGGATCGCGCTGGAGACGCAGCACTTCCCCGACTCCCCGAACCGGCCGGAGTTCCCGAGCACGGTGCTGCGGCCGGGCGAGGAGTTCACGTCCACGACCGTCTACGGTTTCTCGGTGCGCCGGGAGTCCGTCAGCGGGCGGGACTGAGGGCGACGGCCGGGATCCCGGCCGGGACGGCGCCCCTCAGTCCTTGTGCGGCGTGTACGGGATCGCGGGCTCGGGTGCGGACCGCGGCGGCGGCGCCGTGAGGTCGCGGGCCAGCAGTGTGGCGCCGGCGAC from Streptomyces sp. NBC_01754 includes:
- a CDS encoding ABC transporter permease, which codes for MKAHLACARMEFRVALTYRASYLSSFVMMLLQIYLLTVVWSAFYDGRDEVDGVSLSTMTAYATLSTLQYTLVSPWRSSPIDQRVREGKVAVDLLRPVGFPGQMLSGQLGWASAAVPVLLVALPFALLIGAGQAPASTAAAVAYPLALIGALLVNQLLGLLLGMVSFWTLEVSGALMAYRFVAQFFSGALVPLWFMPGPVRAAAEWLPFQATAYTPAALYLGQVEGYGMAAALAVQGAWIVALGALAAFVWSRARHRVMSQGG
- a CDS encoding ABC transporter permease; amino-acid sequence: MRGLRVYLLLAGAAFRAEFQYRGNLFINIIGGLFYQGVGLAFIWAVLDRFGQVGGWGLPEIAFLYGLRLTAHGLWLLPGHQLVHVDEVVIEGEYDRYLVRPVSPLVQLLTRRVRLSSLGDLAGGVVLLSIASASAPVDWTPGAVGFLLLAVLGGALVEGALQLAASALVFRMKKVSPIKFAIDMIFSDFGNYPLKIFGSAAGFGLTFVFPLAFVAYLPATVLLDREEELSVPAWLGWGAPAVGVLLMYAAYRFWERQTRHYESSGH
- a CDS encoding macrolide family glycosyltransferase, whose product is MSRRRAHIAMVGVPAVSHVLPSLQIIRELVARGHRVTYAVDPAVAGLVTATGAELVPVGSVLPVADNAWPDDPIAAMGLFLDDAVQALPQVRAAYDTDPADLYLYDIGAYAARALAESQGRPLVQLSPTFVSWEGYDEQVVAPLWQLPGADAYRERFDRWLATCGATTTDMGVFCGRPADTLALIPRAMQPHADEVDTGTVTFVGPCFGPRGGEETWTRPESAENVLLVSLGSAYTRQPEFYRRCLAAFGDLPGWHVVLQIGRHTDPRELGDIPSGVEVHNWVPQLAILEQADAFVTHAGMGGSSEGLFTGVPMIAVPQGAEQFMNADRLVELGVARRIDTADATAEALRSALLELTTDPDVARRSAGLRAGVRAEGGTARAADLIEAALG
- a CDS encoding GntR family transcriptional regulator — translated: MTADRGGLLVVERDLPTAIHVQISEHIRLRITGGEWPPHHRLKSEPELAREFGVSRGTLRRALTTLIEEGLLRQVRGRGTFVASTTLEPVIAQKLSPLSEDFAGPGIVTTTVRECSLVVPPRPVAALLDVAPGTRLLRLVRVHRTDQGPVALLFNFVRTDLAPGVEEADFTSASLFGVLEGTCGPKIATARRTFGAEAATADVASALDLAEGAPVQYLQQVSYLADDRPVECSDVWIHSGRLRVTSLLLRRRGERGGAGSGTSAVAGPGSHIGPRISPEHAR
- a CDS encoding pirin family protein, whose protein sequence is MDVRRSGDRFRGGDPATGGSTGVETLHAFSFGRFYDPDNLRFGPVLACNEERLAPGAGFDEHPHSHTEIVTWVVEGELTHRDSAGHATVVRAGDVQHLSAAAGVRHVERNDGAEPLTFVQMWLAPLEPGGEPSYTHVPGLTDATAYTLPESGATLHVRRPAEGERTAVPDTAGVYAHVVRGEVRLGGEDLSAGDSARITRSRGLELVALTDAEVLVWEFDEV
- a CDS encoding PucR family transcriptional regulator — translated: MPRSDPEQPAANDAHRHAATLKRLERSSGRLAANAIARMDETLPWYRAMPPENRSWIGLVAQAGIAAFTEWFRHPETPQAISTDVFGTAPRELTRAITLRQTVEMVRTTIEVMESAIEEVAAPGDESVLREALLVYAREIAFATAQVYAQAAEARGAWDARLESLVVNAVLSGEADEGAVSRAAALGWNSPEHVCVVLGTAPDGDSELTVEAIRRAARHAKLQVLTGVLGHRLVVIAGGSDNPLNVAKSLIGPYAAGPVVAGPVVPDLLAATRSAQAAAAGLKACSAWQDAPRPVLSDDLLPERAMAGDPAARDQLVEEIYRPLEEAGSALLETLSVYLEQASSLEGAARMLFVHPNTVRYRLRRVTDVTGWSPSDVRSAFTLRIALILGRLAAADAPS